Genomic DNA from Mycobacterium stomatepiae:
GCCGGCTCGCGGTGAAGCTGGCCCCGCAGCGGATGTTCAGCAGCGTCGGCGCGCAGTGGGGTTATCCGGGGTTCGAAGACCCGCTGGTGCCCGAACAATGGAACCCGTCGCTCAAGCTCGTCGAAGAGGCAAGCCTGGCGCACGCGCCCGAGGTCGAGCTGTTTCCGGGTTGGATTCGATTCGCTACCAAGCTTTCCGGGATGTTCGAGGTGTCGGCCCGCAAGGCCAGAATCCTGCGCTACCAGTTCTAGGCCGGATGGACGCCGCAAGTGCAGGCATCGATCGACGGACAGGTGCAGCTCATCCCCCACTCGATGACGGCGCCCGCCCGCGCCAACGACGCCATCTGGTCGTCGATCTCGGCGAGTTTGGCCTCGGCCAGCGCGCGACTGGCCGGACGCCCGGACGCATCGTCGGCGAATAGCAGCTGGATTTCGTCCAGCGCGAAGCCGGCGGATTTGCACAGCCCGATGACCTCGAGGCGGGCCAGGATCGAGTCGTCGTAGCGGCGCCGTCCGCCCAGCCGCGGCGGCGCCGGCAGCAGCCCGATCTGCTCGTAATAGCGCAGCGTGGTCGCGGCCACCCCGGATTCGCGCGCGACGTCACCGATCGTGAGTGTCGCCCGCTCCCGGGTGGTTGCCGCGGCAGCCATCGAACCTCCCTGCAGCGTCGTACTTGACTTCGAGCCAACTCTAAGTCGTTGACTAAGACCATGCACAACAGCGCACTCGGCGATGCCCGCTACGCCCTGCTCCGATCGTTTAGGCCCGACGGCACACCCCGCGACACCCCGATCTGGTTCGCGATGGATGGCGACGCATTGGTGTTCCGGACCAAGGTCGGCCCGAAGACCAAACGCCTGACCGCCCATCCCGACATCGAGCTGCGCGCGTGCGACCACCGCGGCCGGGTTCGCGACGGGGCGGCGACGCTGGCCGGGCGCGCCGCGCTGTTGTCGGGCGCCGAGGCCGAACGCGCCAATCGGATCCTGCACCGGCGCTACGGCTGGCAGTGGAATATCGTCCCGCTGATCAAGGTGCCCGGCGTGACCAACGTGCACCGGAATCTGGGGATCCGCGAGAAGCTGCGCCGGGCCCGCGCCCGCGGGGTCTGGCCCGACAGCGTCATCGTCCGGGTGCAGCTGTAGGGATGCGGCGCATTGAGTGTGTGCCTACGGCTTTGCGTGTGCGCTGGCGGCGCAAAATCTGCGGTGGATTCAAGGTTTGGTTGCAACAGTTGTGTCTGTCGGGGTGGACAGTAGCTTGTTGAGGCGGTTGGTGGGGTTGTCCCAGTTGAAGCGTTTTCGGGGTCGTCCGTTGAGTTCGTCGGCGACGTAGGCGAGGTGTTCGGCGTCGTGCACCGAAAGGTCGGTGCCCTTTGGAAAGTATTGCCGTAGTAGGCCGTTGGTGTTCTCATTGCTACCGCGCTGCCAGGGTGAGTGGGGATCGCAGAAGTAAACCTCGATGCCGGTGTCGATGCTGATGCGGGCGTGGTGGGCCATTTCGTGGCCTTGGTCCCAGGTCACGGTGCGGCGCAAGGTGGCGGGCAGGTCTTTGACCGCGGCGATCATGGCCTCGGCGACGGCCTCGGCGCTACGGGTATGGGGTAGGTGCAGCAGTCGGACATATCCGGTGGAACGTTCAACCAGCGTGCCGATTTGAGAGGCCTGGTCCTTGCCGATGATCAGGTCTCCTTCCCAATGGCCTGGCACGGCGCGGTCGTTAGCTTCGGCGGGCCGCTCACTGATGTTGACCATGCCTTGGATACGGCCGCGGCCGTCACCGGCGCGGCCCGTCGGCGCGGTTTACGCAACGCGCGCCCGGTGCGCAGGCATGTCCTCAGTTCCCGGCGCAGTTCTCCGCGCCCTTGCACGTAAAGCGCCTGGTAGATGGTTTCGTGGGACACCTGCATCTCCGGGCGGTCAGGATAGGTCGCGGTCAATACCCCGGCGATCTGTTCGGGGCTGTACTTGTTGACCAACAACGCTTGCACCTCGGCCCGCAATTGCTCACAGCGGCCCAACTTGCCGGTCTTGGGTCGACGCGCCCGTTGCTCGCTGCGCCGCTGAGCGATGCGCGCCGAGTAGCCCGACTTCGCGTCCCAACCGGCCCGGCGGGCCCGAACCGATACCGGGCGCGATAACGGCCCACATGCCCTCGCATGACACCGTTGTGGGCAATCTCGCGCATGATCGTCGACGGCGCCCGGCCCAACCGGCGCGCCATCGAACGGATCGACTCACCGTGCGCGGTGCCGATCATGATCTGTTCACGCTCATCCGCCGACAGCCGCGGCCGTCGCTGTCCTTGAGGCTTTGACCATCGTGGATTCACACCACCAAACCTGCGAAACCACTTGCTACCGCACGTCGCCGACACGCCGACCGCCACCCCGGCATCCTCCGAGGACCATCCCGCAGCGATCAAATCCCAATACCGCCGCTGCACCACCAACAACTGAGGCTGACCCGTCATCAACACCCCTAACTACGAAGTGTTGCAACCACCCCTTGAACTCAAGGGCCGAAATCCCGCCCTGGCCGCGCACTCGCGGCGGCGAGCGCTTCGCTGCCTAACTGCCCAGGCAGCCCGGGCCGAGGAGTTCCTTCAGGTCGCCCATCAGCGCCGGTGACGGCGTCACCCGCAGCGACTGATCGAGCTCCAGCCTGGTGATCCGGTCGCCGCTGATCAGCCGCAGATGCACCTGCGAGGTGCCCGGATGCCGCGCCAGCACCTGCTTGAGCGCGCTCACCTTGTCGATGGTGCACTGCCGGGTGGGCAGGCTGACCGCGATCGGCCGGTTCGGCTGGGCATTGGAAAAGTCCGGCACCACAAGCTCATTGGCGATCAGCGAGATCCGGTCGTCGCGGATCGCGACCTTGGCGTTGACCAGCACCACCGCGTCGTCGACGATGTCGGCGCCGTAGGCGGAGTATGCGTGCGGGAAGAACATCACCTCGATGCCACCGGTGAGGTCTTCCAATTGGGCTGATGCCCAAGGCATTCCGTTCTTGTTGACTCGACGGTTCACCGAGGCCAGGATGCCACCCACCCGCACCTGGGTCTCGTTGTTGACGTCGCCGTCGAGGATCGCCGGGATCTGGGTGTCGACCTGGGTGGCCAGCAGGTGCGCCACCCCGTTGAGCGGATGCCCGGAGACGTAGAGCCCCAGCATTTCCCGCTCCAGGGCGAGCTTGTGCTTGTCTTCCCACTCGTCCTCGGGCACCCGGATGGTGAACACCGCGTCCCCGCCCGCGTCGCCGCCGCCGAACAGGTCGTACTGGCCCATCGCCTCGGCCTTCTTGGTGCCCAGCACCGAGTCGACGGCGTCGGTATGCACCAGGAACAGCCCCTTGCGGGGGTGCCCCAGCGAATCGAAGGCGCCGGCCTTGATCAGCGATTCAGTGACCTTTTTGTTGCACGCGGAGATGTCGATCTTGTTCAGGTAGTCCGAGAAATCCGTGAATTTGCTTTTCTCGCTTCGGGTTTTGATCAGCGAGCCCACCACGTTGGCACCGACGTTGCGCACCGCGCCGAGGCCGAAGCGGATGTCCTTGCCGACCGACGCGAAGTTGACCAGGGACTCGTTGACGTCCGGTGGCAGCACCGTGATGCCCAGCTTGCGGCAGTCGGCCAGGTAGACGGCGGCCTTGTCCTTGTCGTCGCCCACCGATGTCAACAGCCCGGCCATGTACTCGGCCGGGTAGTTGGCCTTCAGATAGGCGGTCCAGTAGGAGACCAGGCCGTAGCCCGCCGCGTGCGACTTGTTGAAGGCGTATCCGGCGAACGGAAGAATGGTGTCCCACAACGCCTTCACCGCCTTTTCGGAGAAACCGTTGGCGGTCATCCCCTCTTTGAAACCCTGATACTCGGCTTCGAGCACCTCGAGCTTCTTCTTGCCCATCGCCTTGCGCAGCGCATCGGCCTTACCCATCGAGTAGGAGGCGACCTTCTGGGCGATGAACATGATCTGCTCTTGGTAGACGATCAAACCGTATGTTTCGGAAAGGATCTCGCGCAGCGGTTCCTCGAGCTCCGGGTGAATCGGCTTGATCGCCTGGCGGGCGTTCTTGCGGTCGGCGTAGTCGTTGTGGGCGTTCATGCCCATCGGGCCCGGCCGATACAGCGCCAGCACGGCGACGATGTCGTTGAATTCGGTCGGTTGCATCCGGCGCAGCAGGTCGCGCATCGGCCCGCCGTCGAGCTGGAACACACCCAGGGTGTCACCGCGGCCGAGCAGCTCATAGGTCGGCTTGTCGTCGAGCGGCACCGATTCCAGGTCGAGGTCAATTCCCCGGTTGGCCTTGATGTTGTCCAGCGCG
This window encodes:
- a CDS encoding MerR family transcriptional regulator, producing MAAAATTRERATLTIGDVARESGVAATTLRYYEQIGLLPAPPRLGGRRRYDDSILARLEVIGLCKSAGFALDEIQLLFADDASGRPASRALAEAKLAEIDDQMASLARAGAVIEWGMSCTCPSIDACTCGVHPA
- a CDS encoding PPOX class F420-dependent oxidoreductase, producing the protein MHNSALGDARYALLRSFRPDGTPRDTPIWFAMDGDALVFRTKVGPKTKRLTAHPDIELRACDHRGRVRDGAATLAGRAALLSGAEAERANRILHRRYGWQWNIVPLIKVPGVTNVHRNLGIREKLRRARARGVWPDSVIVRVQL